A DNA window from Ovis aries strain OAR_USU_Benz2616 breed Rambouillet chromosome 7, ARS-UI_Ramb_v3.0, whole genome shotgun sequence contains the following coding sequences:
- the TRMT5 gene encoding tRNA (guanine(37)-N1)-methyltransferase: protein MPEIETNHRDSELFSPPSDVRGMTELDRTAFKKTVTIPVLKVRKEVVNKLMRSLKRAALQRPGIKRVIEDPEDEEGRLIMLDPYKMFTVDSFEKEELSILKQLNVNPQISKYNLDLTYENFKSEEILRAVLPEGQDVTSGFSRVGHIAHLNLRDHQLPYKHLIGQVMIDKNPGITSAVNKINNIDNTYRNFEMEVLSGEENMMTKVRENNYTYEFDFSKVYWNPRLSTEHSRITELLKPGDVLFDVFAGVGPFAIPAAKKNCTVFANDLNPESHKWLLHNCKLNKVDQKVKVFNLDGKDFLQGPVREELMQQLGPLSKERKHSVHIVMNLPAKAIEFLSAFKALLDGQPCGSELLPIVHCYSFSKDANPAKDVQQRAGTVLGISLEACSSVHLVRNVAPNKEMLCITFQIPAAILYKNQTVNQDNHEDPPLKRQRTDKDF, encoded by the exons ATGCCTGAAATAGAAACAAATCACAGAGACTCTGAATTGTTTTCCCCACCCTCCGATGTCCGAGGAATGACAGAACTTGATagaacagcttttaaaaagaCAGTCACCATCCCAGTGCTTAAAGTGAGGAAAGAGGTAGTCAATAAACTGATGCGATCCCTTAAAAGAGCAGCACTGCAGCGCCCAGGCATAAAACGTGTGATTGAAGATCCAGAAGATGAAGAAGGTAGACTAATTATGTTGGATCCCTATAAAATGTTTACCGTTGATtcctttgagaaagaagaactcaGTATTTTAAAGCAGCTGAATGTCAATCCACAAATATCGAAATATAATTTGGACCTAACTTATGAAAACTTTAAGTCAGAAGAAATCTTGAGAGCTGTGCTTCCTGAAGGTCAAGATGTGACCTCAGGGTttagcagagttggacacattgCTCACCTGAACCTTCGAGATCATCAACTACCTTACAAGCATTTAATTG GCCAAGTTATGATTGACAAAAATCCAGGAATCACCTCAGcagtaaataaaatcaataatattGATAATACCTACCGAAATTTTGAAATGGAAGTACTATCTGGAGAGGAGAATATGATGACCAAG GTTCGAGAAAACAATTACACCTATGaatttgatttttcaaaagtCTATTGGAATCCTCGTCTCTCCACAGAACACAGCCGTATCACAGAACTTCTCAAACCTGGGGATGTCCTATTTGATGTTTTTGCTGGGGTTGGGCCCTTTGCCATTCCAGCAGCAAAGAAAAACTGCACTGTGTTTGCTAATGATCTCAATCCTGAATCCCATAAATGGCTACTGCACAACTGTAAACTAAATAAAGTGGACCAAAAAGTAAAAGTCTTTAACTTGGATGGGAAAGACTTCCTGCAAGGACCAGTCAGAGAAGAGTTAATGCAGCAGCTGGGACCActgtcaaaagaaagaaaacactctgTGCACATTGTCATGAATTTGCCAGCAAAGGCTATTGAGTTTCTCAGCGCTTTCAAAGCACTCTTAGATGGACAGCCATGTGGCAGTGAACTCCTTCCCATTGTGCACTGTTACAGCTTTTCCAAAGATGCTAATCCAGCTAAGGATGTTCAGCAACGAGCTGGAACTGTGTTAGGCATCTCCTTGGAGGCATGTAGTTCAGTTCACCTAGTAAGAAATGTGGCCCCTAACAAGGAAATGTTATGCATCACTTTTCAGATTCCTGCTGCTATACTTTACAAGAACCAGACCGTAAATCAAG ACAATCATGAAGATCCACCTCTTAAGCGCCAGAGGACAGATAAAgacttttaa